One window of Nocardia sp. NBC_00508 genomic DNA carries:
- a CDS encoding glycoside hydrolase family 3 N-terminal domain-containing protein, which produces MRKTPLLVLTVLAAIATACTNGGSSDSASPSSTTPDAPTAAVPVTSAAPPDCTAGYLAQFTTREKLAQLLTVGVTGAADATNVVRNEQIGGIFVGGWTDQSLLASGEITQVKEAAKVPLMVTIDEEGGRVSRVRDLIGPAPSARVTAQTMSPEQFYSATLARGRALKDVGVTVNFAPDVDVSSQPDDTVIGDRSFSDDPAVVTSYADAYIRAMREVGVGTVMKHFPGHGSGSGDSHTGAVRTPPLAQLQTVDLVPFRDLIGSGAAVMVGHLDVPGLTTPDVPASISPETMALLREGRGYGAAPFEGPIFTDDLGGMAAITARMSIEDAVEAALVAGADNALWITTDAVSRVLDRLEQAVSSGRLPMTQVDASVLRMAAFKGVLPRC; this is translated from the coding sequence ATGCGGAAGACGCCTCTGCTCGTCCTCACCGTTCTCGCCGCCATCGCGACCGCCTGCACGAACGGCGGTTCCTCCGATTCGGCGTCGCCGAGCAGCACCACACCGGACGCGCCGACTGCCGCGGTCCCGGTCACGTCCGCGGCGCCGCCGGACTGCACTGCCGGGTACCTCGCGCAGTTCACCACCCGCGAGAAGCTGGCCCAGTTGCTGACGGTCGGCGTCACCGGGGCGGCCGATGCCACGAACGTGGTGCGCAACGAGCAGATCGGCGGCATTTTCGTGGGCGGATGGACCGACCAGTCGTTGCTTGCGTCGGGCGAGATCACGCAGGTCAAGGAGGCGGCCAAGGTTCCGCTCATGGTGACCATCGACGAGGAGGGCGGTCGCGTCTCGCGCGTTCGCGATCTGATCGGCCCGGCGCCGTCCGCGCGGGTGACGGCGCAGACTATGAGCCCCGAGCAGTTCTACAGCGCGACGCTGGCCAGGGGGCGTGCACTGAAGGACGTCGGCGTGACGGTGAACTTCGCCCCCGATGTCGACGTCAGCTCCCAGCCCGACGACACGGTGATCGGCGACCGCTCCTTCTCCGATGACCCCGCCGTGGTCACCAGCTACGCGGACGCCTACATCCGGGCCATGCGTGAGGTCGGTGTCGGCACGGTGATGAAGCACTTCCCGGGGCACGGGTCCGGCTCCGGCGACTCGCACACCGGCGCGGTGCGCACTCCGCCGCTGGCGCAGCTGCAGACCGTGGACTTGGTGCCGTTCCGCGATCTGATCGGCTCGGGCGCGGCGGTCATGGTCGGCCACCTCGACGTGCCCGGCCTGACCACCCCGGATGTCCCGGCCAGCATCAGCCCCGAGACGATGGCGCTGCTGCGCGAGGGTCGCGGTTACGGCGCCGCGCCGTTCGAGGGCCCGATCTTCACCGACGACTTGGGCGGGATGGCGGCGATCACCGCCAGGATGTCGATCGAGGACGCTGTCGAGGCCGCACTCGTCGCCGGCGCCGACAACGCTCTGTGGATCACCACCGACGCGGTGTCGCGAGTGCTCGACCGGCTGGAGCAGGCGGTGTCGAGTGGACGTTTGCCGATGACGCAGGTGGATGCCTCGGTGCTGCGGATGGCCGCTTTCAAGGGTGTGTTGCCGCGCTGCTGA
- a CDS encoding universal stress protein codes for MPCDLMLIAYDGSDNAKRAIEYAGRFLSANRAIVLTAWEPMVRQAARLSGLSGVMQPEWVPDDQIEDIAYIDARAVNSEGVRLAELAGLNAEARTAECTTTIWNAIVDYADELDVDIIVAGTRGATGIRALLHSSVADAVLKHCHRPVLLVPPGKNP; via the coding sequence GTGCCCTGCGATCTGATGCTCATCGCCTACGACGGCTCCGACAACGCCAAGCGCGCCATCGAATACGCCGGGCGGTTCCTCAGCGCGAACCGAGCCATCGTGCTGACCGCGTGGGAACCGATGGTGCGCCAAGCCGCTCGACTCTCCGGGCTGTCTGGTGTCATGCAACCGGAATGGGTGCCCGACGACCAGATCGAGGACATCGCCTACATCGACGCTCGCGCCGTCAACTCGGAGGGCGTGCGGCTTGCCGAGCTGGCGGGCCTGAACGCCGAGGCGCGGACCGCGGAATGCACCACGACCATCTGGAACGCCATCGTCGACTACGCCGACGAACTGGACGTCGACATCATCGTCGCGGGCACTCGCGGCGCGACCGGTATCCGCGCGCTCCTGCACAGCAGCGTCGCCGACGCCGTCCTCAAGCACTGTCATCGCCCCGTCCTGCTCGTCCCGCCCGGCAAGAATCCCTGA